In Catenulispora sp. GP43, the genomic window CCGGTGATGCGCGGCAGGGAGCGTGCGGGGTCGGCGAGCCGGCGGGTCAGCGGCGCGGCCGCCTCCCAGCCGACGAACGAGAGCATCAGCACCGACGCCGCCGAGCCGACCGCCGTCCAGCCGTGCGGGGCGAAGGGCGTCCAGTGCGAGGCTCGCGCATGCGGCAGCGAACCGGCGACGGCGACGACGACCACCGCGAGCAGCAGCCCGACCAGCACCATCTGCACGGCGGTACCCGCGCGGGCCCCCGCGGTGGTCAGGACCGTGACCGCCGCGAGCAGGACCGCGGCGACCAGCGCGGTGGCGCCGCGACCGCCGCCGGTGAGGGCGGTGACGTAGCCGGCGCCGATGAGGCAGACCACCGGCGCGCCCAGGACCACTGCGGTCAGGAAGCACCAGCCCACGGCGCGTCCGGTGCGGCGTCCGAGGCCCGCGGCGGTGTATGCGATGACGCCGCCGCCGTCGGGGAAGCGGGTGCCGAGGGTCGTGAAGACGAGGGCGAACAGCGCCGAGACGGCGAGCAGGCCGGCCCAGGCCACGACCGAGGCCGGGCCGGCGATCTTGGCGGCGAGGCCGGGGAGCATCAGGAGGCCGGGGCCGAAGAGGGCGCCGACGTAGAGGGCGACCCCGCGGGGGACCGACAGTGCGCCGGTGGTACCCGGCGCACTGGTGTCGCCGGCGGCGCCCGGCTCACCGGTGTCGCCGGCAGCGCTGTGCGGCCTTTTCGCCCTGGTCACATCGAGAACCGTCATGCTTCGAGCGTGTCAGGAAAGGGGCGGCACGCGATGGCAAAGTTTGCCGTCGGCAGCGCCCATGGTGCAATCTTCTGTCAGAAAACCGCGCCAGAGGAGAACTCCATGCCGGAAGCCATTCTTGACTCGACTGATCGCGCCATCCTGGCCCGCTTGCAGCGCGACGGCCGCATCGCCAACGTGGATCTCGCCGAGCAGATCTCGCTGTCGCCGTCGTCGTGCCTGCGCCGGACCAAGGCGCTGGAGGCGCAGGGCGTGATCGCCGGCTACCGGGCCGAGCTGGACCGGGAGAGCCTGGGCCTGGGCCTGACGGTCTTCATCGAACTCAAGGCCGCCCGCCACTCCCGCGAGGTCTCCCGCCTGGTGGAAGCCGAACTCACCGCGATCCCGGCGGTCGTCGCCTGCCACCTGGTCTCCGGCGACGCCGACTTCCTCGTCGAGGCGGTCGTCCCGAGCCTCGCGGTCTACGAGGAGGTCCTTCTGGACCACATCCTGGCCATCGAGGGCGTGAACTCGGTGCGCAGCACCTTCGCGCTGCGCACCGTCCTGAGCCGCGGCCCGCTGCCGTTGGGTGGTCGGAGGCCGTAGCAGGTCGCGAGCAGAACCCTTCCGACACTGTTCGCCCCAGATGCCCGACCCATTAACAGGGCTCTGCCATCATGACCGCCATGACCGATCCGGCTGCACAGGATTGCTGTGGCCTCACCCGTCGCGACCTCGTCCGGCTCGCCGCCGCCGGGGCCGGGGCGGGTCTGGTCCTCCCGGGCCTGGTGCCCGCTCCGGCCGCCGCCGCGGCCGCCCAGGGATTGTTCCCGCAGGACCTGGAGATGGTGACCGTCACCGACACCGGCTTCGTGCTCACCTGGTACACCGCCGGCGCGCCGACGCCCGCGATCCCGTACCAGCCCGGCCAGGAGCCGGCGCCGGTGGCCTGCGACGGCCTCGTGCGTTACGGCACCCACCCGGACCGCCTGGACCGGGTCGCGGTGCAGCGGCACGGGGACACCGCCTACCACCAGGTGGACGTCGACGGGCTGCGGCCCGGTACGACCTACTACTACCAAGCCCTGTCCGCCGGGGTGCCCGCGACGCCGCGCATGCTGCCGCAGCTGACGTTCCCGGCCGGCGGCGTGGTCATCCCGCCCAACCCCACCAACAGCCAGCTGCTGGCGATCCTCGCGCAGCTGCTGTCCTCCGGGATCGTGCTGTCGGCCGCCCCGGGCCAGGTCACGACCCTGGTGCCGCCGCGCGGCCGGCATCTGTTCTCGCTGGCGCTGGCCAACGACCTGCACGTCGGCGAGACGGTGAGCGGCCTGGCCACCGCGAGCTTCCCGCCCGGATTCAGCCAGGCGCCGGGCCTGCCGCCGTATCCGGAGGTGATGGCCGAGTCGATGATCGCCGACGCCGGCCGGCGCGGTGCCGACGTGCTGCTCGTCGCCGGCGACCTCAGCTCCGCCGCGCTGCCGGCCGAACTGGCGGGCTCCAAGCAGCTGCTGGACCGGTTCGGGCGCCTGACCTTGGACGGCCGGCTGGAGGCGGGCCGCTACGTCGTGGCCCGCGGCAACCACGACCAGCCGAAGACCGGCGCCGGGTACCAGACGTGCCCGACGGTCGGCGACACCGGCTACAACGACTGCGTCCCGACCGTCTACGACCTGCCCCAGGGCCGGCTCACCAGCACCCACCTGGCCGGCCTGCGCATCATCGGCCTGGACACCACGACCCTGAACACTCCCGGCGGCGCGCTCGATGACGCGCAGTTCGCGCAGCTGACCGACCTGCTGTCGGCCGACCCGCACCGCCCCACGCTGGTGTTCGGCCATCACCCGGTCACCGACGCCTCGGCGCTGTCCACGATCGCCGGCCCGTCCTTCGACCTGGCCCGCGCCGACGCCGCCCGGCTGGAGGCGCTGTACGCCAGAACCCCGGGCGTGTTCCTGCACCACGCCGGCCACACGCACCGGAACCTGCGGACCACCTCGCCGGCGGCACCGGGCGTCGACTTCCTGGAAGTCGCCGCGACCAAGGAGTACCCGGGAGGCTTCGTCCTGCTGAAGGTGTACGAGGGCGGATACATGGCGAACTTCCACAAGTCCTCCAGCGCCCTGGCCCGGCAATGGAGCCAGATCACCAGCGGCGAGTACCTGGGGCTGTATCCGGCGTACACGCTCGGCTCGGCCGGCGACCGGAACCATGTCGCGAAGCGTGATTTCGGACGGCTTTCACCAGTGCACAATTAGCGCCGGAAGAAGCACAGACGGAAGAGGCCCGATGGTGTAGGGCGCGGCACGGGGGAACCGCAACCCCACAGCGCTCGAACTCGGGCCCCTCCCGCCCTTCCCAGTCGATCGTGTCGGAAGCCCGAACTCCAGGGCCGAACGGCCCTCATGTGGCGGGGCGGCCGGGACCTTCGCCCCTGTCCGCCAGCCGACCGGACCGTCCAAGCTGGAAGCGGGCGCTTCGCACCGGGACGGAGGACGCCATGACCGCTCCCGCTCCTGTGGTCGTCGGCATCGACGAGGCGGACCAGAGCTCCCACGCGCTGGAGTTCGCCGGGCGTGAGGCTGTACTGCGGTCCGTACCGCTGTGGATCGCGCACACCTACCATCGGGCCCCGCCGGTCGCGCTCGGCGCGCCGGACGGGCGGATACCGGTCCAGACCGTGCTCGACATGGCGGTCGATCCGCTGGCCGGGGCGGTGACGCAGATGCTCGCCGACCATCCGGGGACGCCGATCCGGACCTACGTGCTCTGCGGGTCGCCCGCACCGGGGCTCGCGGCTCTGGCCCGCGACGCGTCCCTGCTGGTGCTCGGCCACAGCCGGGGCGGCCTGGCCGGGATGCTGCTCGGCTCGGTCGCGCTGCGGACCGTGGCCCACGCCCCCTGCCCGACAGCCGTCGCACGGGGCGCCCGCCGCCAGATGAACCGGGTGCTGGCCGGCGTCGACATCGGCGACCCCGCCGGCGGCCGGGCCCAGCTCGGCTTCGCCTTCGACGAGGCGGTCATGCGCGCCGCGGACCTGCTCGTCCTGCCCACGTGGGAGGACCAGAACGCCTTCCACCCCGATCCCACCGGCGACTACACCCGCGATCGCCTCGCACTGCTCGCCGCCGACCACCGCGAGCGCCTGGAGGCGGTGCTGGAGCCGTGGCGGCGCGCGCACCCCGACGTCGCCGTCGACGTCCTGGAGGCGGACGGCTCGGGCGCCCGGAGCCTGGTCGAGGCCAGCGGCCACGCCGACCTGCTGGTCCTGGGCGCGCATCCGCACCCCGGCGGCGAGGGGATGCGGCTGGGCGGACTGGCCTACGCGCTGTTGCAGCACGCGCGGTGCCCGGTCGTGCTGGTCCCGGAGCGCGCGAAGCCATGGTCACCCCTGATCGCGGCGGGCACCACGGCCGAAGGCCCCGGTCGCCGGTGACGAACGGCCCTCGCCGGGCGCCGGAGGCGGGCGGTTGACTAGTTCTGGTGATCAAGGGCAGGAGACGGTCATGAAAACCACTGCCGACACCCCGCGTGAAGAGCCGCCGCGGGTCACGCACGGCACGGTCCGGGTCGTGCCCTCC contains:
- a CDS encoding metallophosphoesterase, with the protein product MTDPAAQDCCGLTRRDLVRLAAAGAGAGLVLPGLVPAPAAAAAAQGLFPQDLEMVTVTDTGFVLTWYTAGAPTPAIPYQPGQEPAPVACDGLVRYGTHPDRLDRVAVQRHGDTAYHQVDVDGLRPGTTYYYQALSAGVPATPRMLPQLTFPAGGVVIPPNPTNSQLLAILAQLLSSGIVLSAAPGQVTTLVPPRGRHLFSLALANDLHVGETVSGLATASFPPGFSQAPGLPPYPEVMAESMIADAGRRGADVLLVAGDLSSAALPAELAGSKQLLDRFGRLTLDGRLEAGRYVVARGNHDQPKTGAGYQTCPTVGDTGYNDCVPTVYDLPQGRLTSTHLAGLRIIGLDTTTLNTPGGALDDAQFAQLTDLLSADPHRPTLVFGHHPVTDASALSTIAGPSFDLARADAARLEALYARTPGVFLHHAGHTHRNLRTTSPAAPGVDFLEVAATKEYPGGFVLLKVYEGGYMANFHKSSSALARQWSQITSGEYLGLYPAYTLGSAGDRNHVAKRDFGRLSPVHN
- a CDS encoding universal stress protein; its protein translation is MTAPAPVVVGIDEADQSSHALEFAGREAVLRSVPLWIAHTYHRAPPVALGAPDGRIPVQTVLDMAVDPLAGAVTQMLADHPGTPIRTYVLCGSPAPGLAALARDASLLVLGHSRGGLAGMLLGSVALRTVAHAPCPTAVARGARRQMNRVLAGVDIGDPAGGRAQLGFAFDEAVMRAADLLVLPTWEDQNAFHPDPTGDYTRDRLALLAADHRERLEAVLEPWRRAHPDVAVDVLEADGSGARSLVEASGHADLLVLGAHPHPGGEGMRLGGLAYALLQHARCPVVLVPERAKPWSPLIAAGTTAEGPGRR
- a CDS encoding Lrp/AsnC family transcriptional regulator, whose product is MPEAILDSTDRAILARLQRDGRIANVDLAEQISLSPSSCLRRTKALEAQGVIAGYRAELDRESLGLGLTVFIELKAARHSREVSRLVEAELTAIPAVVACHLVSGDADFLVEAVVPSLAVYEEVLLDHILAIEGVNSVRSTFALRTVLSRGPLPLGGRRP
- a CDS encoding APC family permease, whose product is MTVLDVTRAKRPHSAAGDTGEPGAAGDTSAPGTTGALSVPRGVALYVGALFGPGLLMLPGLAAKIAGPASVVAWAGLLAVSALFALVFTTLGTRFPDGGGVIAYTAAGLGRRTGRAVGWCFLTAVVLGAPVVCLIGAGYVTALTGGGRGATALVAAVLLAAVTVLTTAGARAGTAVQMVLVGLLLAVVVVAVAGSLPHARASHWTPFAPHGWTAVGSAASVLMLSFVGWEAAAPLTRRLADPARSLPRITGIAFAVTAIVYLALAVAVVAVLGAGAAGTVPAADLLRVAVGSGGPAIAAGAAVLLTLAAVNAYMTGAAALVTHLRAERQPQPQQSPETARAAQGTSTRGFFAWIALAGCVELTAEAFGLVDATRMITLTTALFLVVYVASMASATRVLTGRTRLAAAIACAASMAVLGFAGISALLACLAGIGGMLAQRSRRSPSAVVDDAVDAPGHGGQHADEAEPRGQSGAHVPRRLDDGLRAGLLAGAGRQDP